AAGAAGGCGGGTGAGATTCCCGACTCTTGGCGAGATGCTCGAGGTTGCCTTGGGAAGGCAGGAGGAAAGCAGAAGGAGTATTGAGGAAATCGCTAAGGAGGAGCGGGAGCTCAAGAAGTTTTTTGATGAGACAAACGCGGGGCTTAAGAAGACCGGACAGCTTTCGTGGGAGCAGAGGAAGGGAATTGAGAAAGCAGTAGCAAGAGAAAAAGAACTTCAGGAGAAGATACGGCAGGCCTCAAAAGATATTGAAGAAGCGATGCAGAGTCTCTCCTCCAGGGATGTCCTTCAGGAGCAGATTGTCCAGAAGGTCATGGAGATTCAGGAGCTGCTCCGCGACATCGGTTCCAGGGAGCTCAAGGAGACTCTTGAGAAGATAAGCGAGGCGCTTTCCAGGATGGACCTGGGGCAAGTCAGGAAGTCTCTTGATGAGATGAGGTTTTCGAGGGAAGACCTCTTGAAGGCGCTCGAACGAACGGCCGAGCTTTTGAGGAGGGTCCAGCTCGAGGAGAAACTTGACGTCGCATCCAGGATGGCAGAAAGGCTCCAGGAGCTTCAGAAGGCAATCAACAAAAGGGTCGAGGAGATTTCAAACGAGGAGGAACTTTCTTCTCTTCTCGATGAGCAGTCAAGAGTTGAACGGGAGGCGGCTGAGTTAGAGAGACTGCTTGGCGATTTGGCATCGTCACTTCAGGAATCTGCCCCATCTCTTGCGGAAAAGCTTCGGGAGATGAACGAGTCGCTTTGTGAACAGGGTGAGATTGAAAAGGCGCTTGCGGGAATGAAGGCAAGCCTTAGCTCATGCAGCGGAGGAAACTGCAAGGGCTGGGGGTTGAAGCTTGAGCGCGAGTTCGCCCGGATGTCCATGGATCTGCAATCGGCACAGGAGCAATTCGGGCAGAAGATGAAGGAGGAGGTTGTAAGGGAAATGAGGGGGCTCGGACACGACCTTGTTTCGCTCTCGAAGAAACAGGAAGACCTTCTCTCGAAAGGACCGGAGGTTACGACAAGCGACCTTGCCACCGATGCCCAGGAGAGTTTTGAACTTACGGGCAGGGCAGGCGATAAGCTCTTTGAGATTTCAAAGAAGACAATGCTTGTCACGGGAGAACTGGTTTCGCAGCTCGGGAATGCCATCGTGAAGCTGGATGAAGCCAGAATGGCATTTGACAGCGGACGAACAACGATTGGAAGAACGCGAGTTCAGGAAGCAAGGACGTCACTTGACAAAGCAGTGGTTGCACTATTGAGGACGGAAAGCTCCATACAATCCGCCTCCTCCGCGATTGGCATGAAGGAAGCGATGCAGCGGCTCGGCGCCCTTACCGCCATGCAGGAACAGTTGAACTCAAGCGCCGAGGGTCTTGATCTTTCGGAGTTGGGACACGGGAGGCTCAGGGAATCAGTTGAAGAAGCAATGGCCCGGCTTGCAGCAGAGCAGGAAATGATAAGAGAAGGAATTGAAGAGCTGTCCGAAAAGGTTTCTCAGGAAACAAATCTTAAGAAAAACCTCAGCAAGATATCGGAAGAAATGAAGAAGATTGTCGAAAATTTCGAGAAGAAGGAGTTTGATGAATCGACTCTTGAACGACAGAAGAAGGTCCTGACAAGACTTCTGGATGCTCAGAGATCTGTGAGAAAGGAAGACTACACAAAGCAGAGATTCTCCCGGCCCGGTCAGGATGTCGCCAGAAAGACTCCTCCTCCTGTCCCTGCTCCCCTTCTTTCCCCGGAAGAAAGGATGAGGGTAGAAATCCTTAAGGGGAGAGGGGAGCGTTTTCCCCTGCGCTACAGGGCGCTCGTGGAGAAATACTTCGAATCCCTCTCGGCCAGGGCCAGGTAGGCTATTCGTTTCAATTACATGGAGAAGTGCATGAGGTCCAGGTTTTTTTGTGCAAGATTAGTTCCTCTGACTGCCCTTTTGTGTGCCGTTGTTCTCCTCTTTCTGTTTCAAGCATACTTTCTCACGGCCCAGGCGCAGGAAGAGGCGATTCAGAAACCTGCTCCGGCGGAGAAGCGTGTGAGTAAAATTCTTCCGGTTGAGCTCCAGCTGCGCAACGGCGCGAAGCTTGAAGAGAGCGGCGACCTTGAGCGCGCGCTTTCTTTCTACAGAGAGCTTGAGAAGAAGTATGCGGATGACGTGAGGATTGTGGGTTCGATAGGGAGAGTTCTGCTCAGAATGGGAAGGCTCGATGAAGCTGAAGATCTCTATCTTCGCGAAAGAGCCGTGAGGGCTGACACGCTGATTTTTGGAAGAGAGCTTGAAGCGGTTCACAGAGCCCAAAGAAGATTTGGAGTGGCTGCCCTCGACTGCATCAATGTCTTAAGGAACGACCCGCTTTCCTACGATTGGGCAAGGTCTGAGCTCATCGGTATTTCGAAAGAGCGGGAGACCCTTGATGTCGTAACCTGGACATTGAGACAGTATCGTGAAGACGAAAAAAGCGGCGGACTCATGAGCTCGCTTCTTGCGGAGATGTATCTGAGGGCAAGCCAGGACTCAATAGCGTTTGCCGAGATTCTATACGCCGATGAGAAATCCGGAAATAACGGCGAGAAGATTTTTCAGTTTGCCAGTCTGGCCAGAGCCCTTGGTCGAAGCCAAACTGCGCTCCTGGCGCTGGGAGAGGTCGAAAAAAAATTCGGCGATGCGCCCATCTCGAGACAATCATCAGTGTTTGCCCTTGAAATCTCGCTCAACCTCGAGGATAGAGAAGCAGCAATCAAGAGGCTTCAATTGCTCTCATTGAACGACGCCGTTCCGTATCTCTCGAGAGCAGCAAAGAAGAGGCTTGCGGTGCTCTTTCTTGACGGCCTTTCCGACTACGCTCACTCCTCCTACCTGATTTCCTGCTTGCTTTCGGAATCTGATTTCGAAAAGCCGGAGCTCCTGATCCTCTTGTCCAGATGCTATCTTGGAATGGAGGAGTTTGACAGGGCCGACTCATCGCTTTCTGAGGTTTTGAACTCGGAAGGCTCATCGCACAAGGATGAAGCCCTTTTCAGGAGAGCGAACATTTCCTTCTACAAGGGGGCGCTGGATGATGCGGTGACAAAGTACTTTGAACTGGCCGAAAAGCTTCCGGGGACCGACTATTCAAACGATGGACTTGAAATGGCAATGTTGATTGACGAGAACAGAAAGGATTCGAACAGGCTCAGCATGTTTTCGAAGGCACTTCTTCTCAGTGAGATCGGAAAGAAGGACAGCTCGATTGTCCTTCTTGAAAACATGACCGGCGATTCAGTCAGAACTTCGCTTGAAGCTCACGCGCTCTTTGAGCTCGGTTGTCTTCTCGAGGAGAAGGGCCGGGACAGTCTGGCATACGAAGCGTTCCTGAAACTTGGGGAACGGGAACCCGGTGACAGGCTTTCTCCTTTTGCGCTCGAGAGGGCGGGTGAAATAAAGGAAAAGCTTCTCGACTTCTCTACGGCTTCCTCCCTCTATGAGAAAGCCATTCTCAAGTATCCCGGTTCCGTGGTTGTTCCTGAGATCAGGGAGAAGCTGAACGAATTGCGAAGAAAGGTTCGCTCGTGAGACGGGGAATGCTCTTCGCTTGCATCGTGCTTCTCGTTTCATCGTTCTTTCTAAGGTTCTCCGTGGTTTCATCCGAAGCTGGAAAGCTCCTTGTGCCTATGGATGAAACGCAGAGTGATCATCTCAAATCATACGGGCTTGCATACTTTGCGCTCGAGAGAGGCGAGCGGGTTGAGTGGCTGCTCAACTACAGGGACGGCTCCTTCATGCTTGAGGATTCCCCTGAAACCAGGAATGAGGCAGGTATAAGGGGCGTTACGCTGGAGAGCGTGGATGCAGCATCCTACGCATCAATCGCTCATGAGATTGACGAGAACAACATGGAGAAGATTCTCCTGGAAAAGGCGCCGAGGATTGCCGTCTATGTTGCTCCATCGGAAGAGCCCTGGGACGATGCAGTTATTCTTGCCCTCGATTATGCTGAAATTCCCTATGTCACCTTGTGGGACGGCGACGTGCTTGACGGGAAGCTTGAGGAATTCGACTGGCTCCATCTTCACCACGAGGATTTCACCGGGCAGTACGGCAAGTTTCTCGGATCGTACGGTACGGCACCGTGGTACATCAAACAGAAAGCAGTGTACGAAGAGCTTGCAAGAAAGGCGGGATTTGCGAAAGTTTCGGAACATAAGAAGGCTGTGGTCCGGGAAATAAAGCAGTTCATCGCAAAAGGAGGTTTTGTTTTCGGCATGTGTTCCGGAACTGACAGTTTCGACATAGCGCTTGCTGCCGAAGGCGTCGATATCGTTCCGACAGAATACGACCGCGATCCTCCCGACCCAAAATGCCAGTCGAAGCTCGACTTCAAGAAATGCCTTGCCTTCGAGAACTTCAAGCTTGTACTTGAGCCCTATGTTTATGAGTTTTCAAACATTGATACAAGCAACCTTCCGATACCTCGGGGCGTGGGGATTGATGTCTTCACGCTTTTCGAGTTTTCGGCAAAGGAAGATCCCGTGCCTACTATGCTGACCCAATGTCATGCTTCCAGGATTCAGAATCTCATGGGGCAGACAACCGGCTTCTCAAAGAGCTGCATAAAGAAGGGCATCACCATAATGGCCGAGGTTGAAGGGACTGAAGAGGTCAAGTACATACACGGTTCCTTTGGGCGCGGCACATTTACGTTCTACGGAGGCCATGACCCCGAAGACTATCAGCATCTTATTGGAGACCCGCCATCGAATCTTTCTCTTCATAAACACTCCCCCGGCTACAGGCTTATATTGAACAACATCCTCTTCCCTGCCGCCGAGAAGAAGGAGAGAAAGACGTAGAGGGAAGCATCTCTGTTCAGGGCTCGGCTTTCTCGGAAATCGAGATGCCTGGAACGTAGAGTTTTCTGTTGACATCGTTCTGGTTTACGGGAAGAATTGTCTCCCACAGTGCCTCAACCTCCATGCCTACGGCTTCTTGGCTCGGGGCAATGAGGAGGTAACGGTGAAGGTTTCGTGCTTCGGTGAGTTATTTGGGATGGGAGGTAGGAGCTATGGAAGCCAATTTTCCGGACTGCAGAAAGTGCAACGATGGTGTTTTACTCCCTCTTTCAGACTACGGGCGGGATGGTGCCCCAATCACCTACAAAGCCTGGGTCTGCTCTAATCCTTCCTGCGGGTTCAATCTCAGGATTGATAATGGCGAGATAAGTCTGGGAAGAATGATAGGGACTTCGACGAAGTAAGACCCTTCAGGTTCAAATCACTTTTCTTGCAGGGGGCTTTTTTTGTTTTCCGGCCAAGTCACCAACGACCGGACATTGACTCTTGACATGTGATGACTAAGATGTTACATTGTTTATTGAGTTAATGTCGAGCTTCGAAGTGTCGCGCTGGAGAAAAGGCTGAACTGTGCCGGCATTCGCAGGGAGGCGGTGAGTATGAAATCAAAGATCTTATTCCTTGTTTTTCTGATGCTGCAAATCCCCTTGGCTTCGGAGTCCCGCACCTGGCTTGTCAAACAGGACGGGAGCGGTGACTGCACGGCTATTCAGACGTGCATTGATTCTGCGAGAGCAGGTGACACAGTCCTTGTCGCTGCCGGGACATACTACGAAAATATCCGGATTACCAAGAGGGCAACCGGTGTCCGCATCGTGAGCGAGTCAGGGCCTGAAGAGACTGTGATTGACGGGATGGGGGGGATGCGGGAAGTGGTTGATATTGATTCAGCGGGTACTGGCACGAGCCTGGAAGGGTTCACAATCCAGAACGGAAAGACAGCAAGGTTGTTCGAGCCCGGAGTAGGCATCAGTTGTGTATGGTCAAGCGTACTGATCGAAGGCAATATCATAAGGGACAACATGTGTCTCGAAGCGGATGCTGCTGGAATCTACTGCGAGGGCGGGGCCTCAATAATAAGAAGGAACCTTCTGATCAGGAATTTCTCCAGGCTCCCTGGGGCCGCGCTTGGTTTGGTTCTGGATGCCTCGAGAGTAGAACAGAATACTGTTGTGTACAACTCTGGCATTAGCGAAGGAGGGATTATTGCGGAAGTGTCTTCTGCAGTAATTGTAGGCAACATAATCGCGAATAGTGATGGACCTGGGATAATGTGCTCTGGTCCGCCGGAACCTACCCTTGCCTGCAATGACCTTTGGGAAAACCTTTTCGGGAACTACATTGGATGTGACCCAGGAGAGAGTGACCTCACGTTGGCCCCCCTATTCTGCAATCCCTCTCAGGACAACTTCTATCTCTGCGAGGCCTCCCCATGTGCTAATGCACCTGGGTGCGGTCAGATTGGCGCATTGGGGATAGGGTGTGTTTCAAGTGGGGTGGGACGGAGCACGTGGGGCAGAATAAAGGCGTTGTACAGATGATGTGTCTTGCATAGGAGCGAGGCTGAGGCAGAACAGGCTGAAGCCCGACTGGAATCCTGACGTCTGCCTTGGCCACCGACGCCGGCACCGCTACGTGACTAGCAACAATTTCTTGACGGAGTCAAACTCAGCCGGGTGCTGACCGTAGGCAGCCCTGTTTTCGGGCACTGCAACCAGCTTCACTAAGTAAACTCCGCTCGAGACAGATCTGCCGGAACCGTCAGTCCCATCCCACCGCACAGATTTTGATCCGGCCCCTTCTGTCCCTTCAAACTGCGCCGCAGCAAAGCGGCGAGGGCCTGCTTGACACCATGCTAAAGACACCCTAGCATGCTGATTTCAGGAGCACATCTCTTCGGGCTTGCAGGACCCATCTTTTCAGGACGGAGAACTCATGATTAGAGCGATAATCTTCGACCTCGATAACACCTTGACCGATTTCATGAAAATGAAGGAAGCGGCGATCGACGCTGCTGTTGAGGCTATCATTGATGCAGGTTTGAATCTCCCGAAAGACGAAATAAAGCGAAAAATTCAGGACATTTACGATGAGCAAGGAATCGAATACCAGCAGGTATTTGACGATTTTCTAAAAAGGGAACTGGGTCATATCGACCACAAGAAACTTGCTGCCGCAATTGTCGCCTACAGGAGAGCAAGAGATTCGTCGCTCATCCCGTATCCTCACGTGAACCTGGCCCTTGTTGAACTTGTGAAAAGAGGCCTTAAGCTCGCTGTGATCTCCGATGCTCCGAGACTCCAGGCATGGCTGCGGCTGTGCTATCTCCAGCTTCAGCACATATTCGACCACGTGGTCACGTTTGAGGATACGCACGAGAGGAAGCCAAGCCCTGCGCCATTCAGGAAAGCTCTTTCACTCCTGGGGGTGAAGCCGGATGAGGCGCTTATGGTGGGTGACTGGCCGGAGCGGGATATGGTGGGTGCTTCTCAACTTGGCATAAAGACTGTTTTCGCAAGGTACGGCGATACTTTCGGGACAATTGATCCTGGCGCGGATTACGAAATCAGCGACATCCTTGAGCTGCTCGATATCGTAGATGGACTGAATGATCGGGTCCCGGGAGACAGATCGAAGTCCGGTCTGTCGTAACTCATGATCGGCGTTGACATCATAGAAGTGAACAGGGTTGAGAAGGTGCTTGAGAAATGGGGAGCAAGATTTCTCGATAGGGTCTTCACCGAAAAGGAAAGAGCAATATGCGAAGAGAGAATACCTCCCTATTCTGCCTTTGCCGCGCGGTTTGCCGCCAAGGAGGCATCTTTCAAGGCATTGAGGCCCAGTCGTTCCGTGGGATGGACGGATATCGAAGTTCTCTCCGATGAGCAGGGCCGCCCCTTTGTAGTCGTCCACGGCAATGCAAAGGTTGAACTTGGAAAGAGGAGCATGTGTGTAAGCATTTCCCACTCAGACCACTATGCGATTGCTGTCGCTGCTGTGGTGGAGGAGTGAACGCGGGTCGATATCGGGGAGAATGAGCGCCACCGGAGTTTCGCGGGGTAGAGAATAATGAAAGTTGTGACATCGGCTCAAATGAAGGCGATTGATAAACGCGCAATCGAGGAATACGGGATCCCTGGACTCGAATTGATGGAACGGGCCGGACAAGGCATTCTTGAGCATATGGAGAAAGAACTTGGTGATGTTTCGCTTCACAGGGTCCTCGTTCTTTGCGGCAAGGGCAATAATGGAGGCGATGGATTCGTTCTTGCACGGAAGCTTGTTCAGAAGGGTGCGAGCGTAAAGGTTCTTCTTCTTGGAACAAAGGGCGACGTTAGGGGAGATGCGAAGACGAATCTCGGCCGGCTGGAACGGTCCGGGATAAACGTGACTCAACAGTTGAACGAGGATTGGTGGAAGGAAGCGGCGGACGCTCTCAAGTGGTGTACAGTGAAGGTTGACGCACTTCTTGGAACGGGCGCGAGAGGCCCTCTTGATGATGACATGAGACGTGCAGTTGATCTCATGAATGGCTCGAAGAAGACCTGTGTCTCGGTAGATGTGCCGACCGGCGTTAACTCCGACACCGGATCGGTCGAAGAAGTTTGTGTAAAGGCAAACCTTACGGTGACGATGGCAGCAGTGAAGAGAGGGCTTCTTCTCTTCCCGGGCAAGCAGTACTGCGGCAAGATCCGCGTTGTCGATATAGGTGTGCCTGACAAGGCTTACGCGGACGAGGGGATTCACATGGAGGCAATCGATGAAGGACTTGCGGGAAAGCTCCTCCCCCAACGAAGCCCAACGGCTCACAAGGGAGACTGCGGCAGAGTCCTCGTCATAGGCGGCTCGGTGGGAATGACAGGGGCCATCTTCCTCACATGCCACAGCGCAATGAGAGCGGGAGCAGGTCTTGTTTTTGCGGGAGTGCCCGAGAGTTTGAACGATATACTTGAAGTCAAAATGACAGAACCCTTGACAGTGCCTCTTCCGGAGACCAAGGAGAGAACATTGAGTATTTCATCGCTTGAGAAAATACTCGAGATTCTCCCGGGATTTGATGCGCTTGCTCTTGGTCCCGGCCTATCCAGAAATGAGGAATCAGCAGAGCTTGCAAGGAAGTTGATCGGGGCTGCAACCATTCCAACAGTCCTTGATGCTGATGGACTGAATGCTTTTGAGGGAAAAGGAGAGCTTCTTAAGAAGCATGGTGCCCCTCTGTCGATGACTCCGCATGCCGGAGAGATGGCACGGCTTCTCGGAATGCAGAGGGAGGATGTGGAAAGGGACAGGATTTCCATTGTTGAGACCGCTGCCAGGAAATTCTCGTCGGTTACCCTACTCAAGGGAGCACCGACACTCATCTCAACACTTTCGAGCGCAGGTGGGGGTAAGGGTCAATCGGAAGTCCCAGTCAGAACCTATATGAACACAACCGGCAGTGCCGCACTCGCCACCGCCGGAAGCGGCGATGTCCTCACCGGGACAATTCTTGCTTTTCTCGGGCAAGGTCTCTCCATCCTTGATGCGACTCTTCTCGGCGCCTATGTGCACGGTCTCGCAGGAGAGATTGCCGGAGAAGAAAAGGGAATCTGGGGAGTTGTGGCGAGTGATGTGGCGGAGAGTGTTCCGCGCGCCATGAGGAAGATTCATTCGGTACAGTGAGGACCCCCTCACCAACCTCTCCCCCTGGGGGAGAGGCTATGATGAGACGCAGACCTTATTCTTCCTCTCCCCTGGGGGGAGAGGACAAAGGTGAGGGGCAGGAGGAGGCACAAAGTTGCCAAGCGAGTTTCAGCTCCGAAAAGACATTGTGCTGGCCGGAAAGCGGCTCTACGCAAAGAGTCTGATAGTAGGTACTGAAGGAAACATCAGCGCCAGGACTGCCAGGGCGAAGATTATTGCAACACCCAAGAATGTGAACAAGGGATTCCTCGATACCGAATCACTCGCGATAGTTGACCTGGAAACTGGAAAATCTCTTTCCAAAGCCCAGCCGTCATCCGAGATAAAGATGCACCTCCATGTGTACAGGTCGAGGCCGGAAGCAAATGCCGTAGTCCATGCACATCCTCCGGTTGCTACGGGATTCTCAGTTGCCGGGATTGATCTCGCACAGTGCATTCTTCCGGAGCTCATTCTCACGGTTGGTCCGGTTCCGCTAACGCGCTACGGAACGCCTTCTACCGAAGAAGTCCCAAAAGCGATACTCCCGCATATCCACAAGTCGAATGCTTTTCTTCTGGCTAATCACGGAGCTCTCACACTTGGGAAGAGCATTGACGAAGCAACGGACAAGATGGAGATGGTTGAACAGTTTGCCAGAGTATTGCTTGTTGCCAGGGCTCTGGGAAACGTGAACGTGCTCCCGAAAGAGGAAGTCTCGCGTCTCATCGAACTGAGAAAGCTGAATGGACAGGAAATCCCACCCTCAATCTGTGAGAGCTGTAATTACTGCGAAAAGACGCCTGTCGGGAAGGGAAAAGATAAGCCCTTGATGAAAGATGAAGAACTTCTGAAGCTGGTCACATCAACTGTAAGAGAGATGATGAAATAAGAGGTAATTCCTTGAAGGCTGTGTTTCTCTTTCTTGCCATTCTGGTAGGAACCCCCAATCTTGCTCTTGCCAAGACGATAAGAGTTCCATCCGATCAGAAGAAGATCTCATCCGCAATTGCCAAGGCCTCGTATGGCGACACAATCCTAGCCGCATCCGGAACGTACGAAGAGAACATCGTGCT
The sequence above is drawn from the Candidatus Eisenbacteria bacterium genome and encodes:
- a CDS encoding tetratricopeptide repeat protein; translation: MSKILPVELQLRNGAKLEESGDLERALSFYRELEKKYADDVRIVGSIGRVLLRMGRLDEAEDLYLRERAVRADTLIFGRELEAVHRAQRRFGVAALDCINVLRNDPLSYDWARSELIGISKERETLDVVTWTLRQYREDEKSGGLMSSLLAEMYLRASQDSIAFAEILYADEKSGNNGEKIFQFASLARALGRSQTALLALGEVEKKFGDAPISRQSSVFALEISLNLEDREAAIKRLQLLSLNDAVPYLSRAAKKRLAVLFLDGLSDYAHSSYLISCLLSESDFEKPELLILLSRCYLGMEEFDRADSSLSEVLNSEGSSHKDEALFRRANISFYKGALDDAVTKYFELAEKLPGTDYSNDGLEMAMLIDENRKDSNRLSMFSKALLLSEIGKKDSSIVLLENMTGDSVRTSLEAHALFELGCLLEEKGRDSLAYEAFLKLGEREPGDRLSPFALERAGEIKEKLLDFSTASSLYEKAILKYPGSVVVPEIREKLNELRRKVRS
- a CDS encoding HAD-IA family hydrolase; its protein translation is MIRAIIFDLDNTLTDFMKMKEAAIDAAVEAIIDAGLNLPKDEIKRKIQDIYDEQGIEYQQVFDDFLKRELGHIDHKKLAAAIVAYRRARDSSLIPYPHVNLALVELVKRGLKLAVISDAPRLQAWLRLCYLQLQHIFDHVVTFEDTHERKPSPAPFRKALSLLGVKPDEALMVGDWPERDMVGASQLGIKTVFARYGDTFGTIDPGADYEISDILELLDIVDGLNDRVPGDRSKSGLS
- a CDS encoding pectinesterase family protein; amino-acid sequence: MKSKILFLVFLMLQIPLASESRTWLVKQDGSGDCTAIQTCIDSARAGDTVLVAAGTYYENIRITKRATGVRIVSESGPEETVIDGMGGMREVVDIDSAGTGTSLEGFTIQNGKTARLFEPGVGISCVWSSVLIEGNIIRDNMCLEADAAGIYCEGGASIIRRNLLIRNFSRLPGAALGLVLDASRVEQNTVVYNSGISEGGIIAEVSSAVIVGNIIANSDGPGIMCSGPPEPTLACNDLWENLFGNYIGCDPGESDLTLAPLFCNPSQDNFYLCEASPCANAPGCGQIGALGIGCVSSGVGRSTWGRIKALYR
- a CDS encoding NAD(P)H-hydrate dehydratase is translated as MKVVTSAQMKAIDKRAIEEYGIPGLELMERAGQGILEHMEKELGDVSLHRVLVLCGKGNNGGDGFVLARKLVQKGASVKVLLLGTKGDVRGDAKTNLGRLERSGINVTQQLNEDWWKEAADALKWCTVKVDALLGTGARGPLDDDMRRAVDLMNGSKKTCVSVDVPTGVNSDTGSVEEVCVKANLTVTMAAVKRGLLLFPGKQYCGKIRVVDIGVPDKAYADEGIHMEAIDEGLAGKLLPQRSPTAHKGDCGRVLVIGGSVGMTGAIFLTCHSAMRAGAGLVFAGVPESLNDILEVKMTEPLTVPLPETKERTLSISSLEKILEILPGFDALALGPGLSRNEESAELARKLIGAATIPTVLDADGLNAFEGKGELLKKHGAPLSMTPHAGEMARLLGMQREDVERDRISIVETAARKFSSVTLLKGAPTLISTLSSAGGGKGQSEVPVRTYMNTTGSAALATAGSGDVLTGTILAFLGQGLSILDATLLGAYVHGLAGEIAGEEKGIWGVVASDVAESVPRAMRKIHSVQ
- the acpS gene encoding holo-ACP synthase, whose translation is MIGVDIIEVNRVEKVLEKWGARFLDRVFTEKERAICEERIPPYSAFAARFAAKEASFKALRPSRSVGWTDIEVLSDEQGRPFVVVHGNAKVELGKRSMCVSISHSDHYAIAVAAVVEE
- a CDS encoding asparagine synthetase B translates to MDETQSDHLKSYGLAYFALERGERVEWLLNYRDGSFMLEDSPETRNEAGIRGVTLESVDAASYASIAHEIDENNMEKILLEKAPRIAVYVAPSEEPWDDAVILALDYAEIPYVTLWDGDVLDGKLEEFDWLHLHHEDFTGQYGKFLGSYGTAPWYIKQKAVYEELARKAGFAKVSEHKKAVVREIKQFIAKGGFVFGMCSGTDSFDIALAAEGVDIVPTEYDRDPPDPKCQSKLDFKKCLAFENFKLVLEPYVYEFSNIDTSNLPIPRGVGIDVFTLFEFSAKEDPVPTMLTQCHASRIQNLMGQTTGFSKSCIKKGITIMAEVEGTEEVKYIHGSFGRGTFTFYGGHDPEDYQHLIGDPPSNLSLHKHSPGYRLILNNILFPAAEKKERKT
- a CDS encoding class II aldolase/adducin family protein, giving the protein MPSEFQLRKDIVLAGKRLYAKSLIVGTEGNISARTARAKIIATPKNVNKGFLDTESLAIVDLETGKSLSKAQPSSEIKMHLHVYRSRPEANAVVHAHPPVATGFSVAGIDLAQCILPELILTVGPVPLTRYGTPSTEEVPKAILPHIHKSNAFLLANHGALTLGKSIDEATDKMEMVEQFARVLLVARALGNVNVLPKEEVSRLIELRKLNGQEIPPSICESCNYCEKTPVGKGKDKPLMKDEELLKLVTSTVREMMK